Proteins encoded within one genomic window of Pieris rapae chromosome 1, ilPieRapa1.1, whole genome shotgun sequence:
- the LOC110992020 gene encoding uncharacterized protein CG45076 isoform X4 → MVYESDFYTTRRPYRSNYSVTPLTSAYYLSSLLPAYNIPYVTYIPKLSQAELIYRPTSRTVTRLATYPEAPHHIVRVRVRPSVILRELDRIAYRRRPALAVSAVDDFYRSESTKAFEDETRRIRADTASLLHRARSVVPRAKAIAPLDTIYSYSYGEPVPYRFSNDAYVAKLLLPLRNVSDNIHNISFYNEPAKKFTVKLLPWRPSRKFQAPQVMEDPALELKAAKAERAERFRATTAEPVLAPAVDLAEIKRKRQEEARAAEEKALKEEAKREAERKAQQAEREAAEKKKAEEEARKVEEAKRKAEEEAREAEEALRKAEEVKKADEARVAEEARKAEEARLAEEARLAEEVRKAEEARLAEEARLAEEARLAEEARLAEEARLAEEARLAEEARLAEEARLAEEARLAEEAKLAEEARLAEEEKQAEQRRQEELTRLTELERQAEEEKEAELARQAAELAEIARQESELAAARIEELSRSGSAADIIEESSDIPAEQSQPIVEEPLSPEISPEDLVAEDTEVAEVSEDEKAEPDVTDEE, encoded by the exons CCGCTGACGTCGGCGTACTACCTATCTTCTCTTCTTCCGGCTTACAATATACCTTACGTCACATATATACCAAAGCTGTCTCAG GCAGAGCTAATTTACCGACCAACATCTCGCACCGTCACTCGGCTCGCCACGTACCCTGAAGCGCCTCACCATATTGTGCGCGTCCGGGTTCGTCCTTCTGTAATTCTTCGCGAGCTCGACCGAATTGCTTACCGCCGACGCCCCGCACTTGCTGTGTCTGCAGTTGACGACTTCTATCGGTCAGAATCTACTAAG GCATTTGAAGACGAGACTCGTCGGATTAGAGCAGATACAGCTTCCCTTTTACATAGGGCACGTTCTGTTGTGCCTAGGGCTAAAGCTATCGCTCCTTTGGACACTATCTACTC gtacTCTTACGGCGAACCGGTGCCATACAGATTCAGCAATGACGCATATGTCGCCAAATTGCTTTTACCACTTAGGAACGTCTCTGACAACATACACAACATCTCTTTCTACAACGAGCCTGCAAAGAAGTTCACAG TTAAACTCCTTCCGTGGAGGCCGAGCCGCAAGTTCCAGGCGCCACAAGTTATGGAAGACCCGGCGCTTGAGCTGAAAGCTGCTAAAGCTGAACGTGCTGAAAGATTCCGTGCCACTACAGCGGAGCCGGTTCTAGCGCCTGCGGTGGACCTAGCTGAGATTAAAAGGAAGCGACAGGAAGAGGCTCGTGCCGCTGAAGAAAA ggCTCTTAAGGAAGAAGCTAAGCGCGAGGCTGAAAGAAAAGCTCAG cagGCAGAACGTGAGGCTGCTGAAAAAAAGAAAGCAGAAGAAGAAGCACGTAAAGTTGAAGAGGCCAAGCGTAAGGCAGAAGAAGAGGCGAGAGAAGCTGAAGAGGCATTAAGGAAAGCAGAAGAGGTAAAGAAAGCTGATGAAGCTCGTGTAGCTGAAGAGGCGCGTAAAGCCGAGGAGGCTCGTTTAGCCGAAGAAGCCAGACTGGCTGAAGAAGTACGCAAAGCAGAAGAAGCCAGGTTGGCTGAAGAAGCAAGATTAGCAGAGGAGGCAAGGTTAGCCGAAGAAGCAAGATTAGCAGAGGAGGCAAGGTTAGCCGAAGAAGCAAGATTAGCAGAGGAGGCAAGGTTAGCTGAAGAAGCGAGATTAGCAGAAGAAGCGAGATTAGCAGAAGAGGCCAAATTAGCAGAAGAGGCGAGACTAGCCGAAGAAGAGAAACAAGCTGAACAAAGAAGGCAGGAAGAGCTTACTAGACTGACCGAACTCGAGCGACAGGCCGAAGAAGAGAAAGAGGCTGAACTTGCGCGTCAG GCGGCTGAGTTAGCTGAAATCGCAAGACAAGAATCTGAATTAGCAGCGGCACGGATAGAAGAATTATCACGAAGTGGCTCCGCGGCTGATATTATAGAAGAATCAag TGACATCCCAGCAGAACAGAGTCAACCCATTGTTGAAGAACCATTAAGTCCTGAAATATCACCAGAAGATCTAGTAGCTGAAGACACAGAGGTCGCTGAAGTGAGTGAAGATGAAAAAGCTGAACCAGATGTGACAGACGAagaatag
- the LOC110992020 gene encoding uncharacterized protein CG45076 isoform X2 yields MVYESDFYTTRRPYRSNYSVTPLTSAYYLSSLLPAYNIPYVTYIPKLSQAELIYRPTSRTVTRLATYPEAPHHIVRVRVRPSVILRELDRIAYRRRPALAVSAVDDFYRSESTKAFEDETRRIRADTASLLHRARSVVPRAKAIAPLDTIYSYSYGEPVPYRFSNDAYVAKLLLPLRNVSDNIHNISFYNEPAKKFTGRGNLACVHYSGNKAFSNRRPLYKELSIRDDVNLLSFYAKNRLAAAGLAVENATVKLLPWRPSRKFQAPQVMEDPALELKAAKAERAERFRATTAEPVLAPAVDLAEIKRKRQEEARAAEEKALKEEAKREAERKAQAEREAAEKKKAEEEARKVEEAKRKAEEEAREAEEALRKAEEVKKADEARVAEEARKAEEARLAEEARLAEEVRKAEEARLAEEARLAEEARLAEEARLAEEARLAEEARLAEEARLAEEARLAEEARLAEEAKLAEEARLAEEEKQAEQRRQEELTRLTELERQAEEEKEAELARQAAELAEIARQESELAAARIEELSRSGSAADIIEESSDIPAEQSQPIVEEPLSPEISPEDLVAEDTEVAEVSEDEKAEPDVTDEE; encoded by the exons CCGCTGACGTCGGCGTACTACCTATCTTCTCTTCTTCCGGCTTACAATATACCTTACGTCACATATATACCAAAGCTGTCTCAG GCAGAGCTAATTTACCGACCAACATCTCGCACCGTCACTCGGCTCGCCACGTACCCTGAAGCGCCTCACCATATTGTGCGCGTCCGGGTTCGTCCTTCTGTAATTCTTCGCGAGCTCGACCGAATTGCTTACCGCCGACGCCCCGCACTTGCTGTGTCTGCAGTTGACGACTTCTATCGGTCAGAATCTACTAAG GCATTTGAAGACGAGACTCGTCGGATTAGAGCAGATACAGCTTCCCTTTTACATAGGGCACGTTCTGTTGTGCCTAGGGCTAAAGCTATCGCTCCTTTGGACACTATCTACTC gtacTCTTACGGCGAACCGGTGCCATACAGATTCAGCAATGACGCATATGTCGCCAAATTGCTTTTACCACTTAGGAACGTCTCTGACAACATACACAACATCTCTTTCTACAACGAGCCTGCAAAGAAGTTCACAG GACGCGGCAACCTCGCGTGCGTGCACTACTCCGGCAATAAGGCCTTCTCCAACCGCAGACCTCTCTACAAGGAACTGAGCATCAGGGATGATGTGAACCTTCTATCTTTTTATGCGAAGAACAGACTCGCGGCTGCCGGTTTGGCCGTCGAGAATGCCACAG TTAAACTCCTTCCGTGGAGGCCGAGCCGCAAGTTCCAGGCGCCACAAGTTATGGAAGACCCGGCGCTTGAGCTGAAAGCTGCTAAAGCTGAACGTGCTGAAAGATTCCGTGCCACTACAGCGGAGCCGGTTCTAGCGCCTGCGGTGGACCTAGCTGAGATTAAAAGGAAGCGACAGGAAGAGGCTCGTGCCGCTGAAGAAAA ggCTCTTAAGGAAGAAGCTAAGCGCGAGGCTGAAAGAAAAGCTCAG GCAGAACGTGAGGCTGCTGAAAAAAAGAAAGCAGAAGAAGAAGCACGTAAAGTTGAAGAGGCCAAGCGTAAGGCAGAAGAAGAGGCGAGAGAAGCTGAAGAGGCATTAAGGAAAGCAGAAGAGGTAAAGAAAGCTGATGAAGCTCGTGTAGCTGAAGAGGCGCGTAAAGCCGAGGAGGCTCGTTTAGCCGAAGAAGCCAGACTGGCTGAAGAAGTACGCAAAGCAGAAGAAGCCAGGTTGGCTGAAGAAGCAAGATTAGCAGAGGAGGCAAGGTTAGCCGAAGAAGCAAGATTAGCAGAGGAGGCAAGGTTAGCCGAAGAAGCAAGATTAGCAGAGGAGGCAAGGTTAGCTGAAGAAGCGAGATTAGCAGAAGAAGCGAGATTAGCAGAAGAGGCCAAATTAGCAGAAGAGGCGAGACTAGCCGAAGAAGAGAAACAAGCTGAACAAAGAAGGCAGGAAGAGCTTACTAGACTGACCGAACTCGAGCGACAGGCCGAAGAAGAGAAAGAGGCTGAACTTGCGCGTCAG GCGGCTGAGTTAGCTGAAATCGCAAGACAAGAATCTGAATTAGCAGCGGCACGGATAGAAGAATTATCACGAAGTGGCTCCGCGGCTGATATTATAGAAGAATCAag TGACATCCCAGCAGAACAGAGTCAACCCATTGTTGAAGAACCATTAAGTCCTGAAATATCACCAGAAGATCTAGTAGCTGAAGACACAGAGGTCGCTGAAGTGAGTGAAGATGAAAAAGCTGAACCAGATGTGACAGACGAagaatag
- the LOC110992020 gene encoding uncharacterized protein CG45076 isoform X1 codes for MVYESDFYTTRRPYRSNYSVTPLTSAYYLSSLLPAYNIPYVTYIPKLSQAELIYRPTSRTVTRLATYPEAPHHIVRVRVRPSVILRELDRIAYRRRPALAVSAVDDFYRSESTKAFEDETRRIRADTASLLHRARSVVPRAKAIAPLDTIYSYSYGEPVPYRFSNDAYVAKLLLPLRNVSDNIHNISFYNEPAKKFTGRGNLACVHYSGNKAFSNRRPLYKELSIRDDVNLLSFYAKNRLAAAGLAVENATVKLLPWRPSRKFQAPQVMEDPALELKAAKAERAERFRATTAEPVLAPAVDLAEIKRKRQEEARAAEEKALKEEAKREAERKAQQAEREAAEKKKAEEEARKVEEAKRKAEEEAREAEEALRKAEEVKKADEARVAEEARKAEEARLAEEARLAEEVRKAEEARLAEEARLAEEARLAEEARLAEEARLAEEARLAEEARLAEEARLAEEARLAEEAKLAEEARLAEEEKQAEQRRQEELTRLTELERQAEEEKEAELARQAAELAEIARQESELAAARIEELSRSGSAADIIEESSDIPAEQSQPIVEEPLSPEISPEDLVAEDTEVAEVSEDEKAEPDVTDEE; via the exons CCGCTGACGTCGGCGTACTACCTATCTTCTCTTCTTCCGGCTTACAATATACCTTACGTCACATATATACCAAAGCTGTCTCAG GCAGAGCTAATTTACCGACCAACATCTCGCACCGTCACTCGGCTCGCCACGTACCCTGAAGCGCCTCACCATATTGTGCGCGTCCGGGTTCGTCCTTCTGTAATTCTTCGCGAGCTCGACCGAATTGCTTACCGCCGACGCCCCGCACTTGCTGTGTCTGCAGTTGACGACTTCTATCGGTCAGAATCTACTAAG GCATTTGAAGACGAGACTCGTCGGATTAGAGCAGATACAGCTTCCCTTTTACATAGGGCACGTTCTGTTGTGCCTAGGGCTAAAGCTATCGCTCCTTTGGACACTATCTACTC gtacTCTTACGGCGAACCGGTGCCATACAGATTCAGCAATGACGCATATGTCGCCAAATTGCTTTTACCACTTAGGAACGTCTCTGACAACATACACAACATCTCTTTCTACAACGAGCCTGCAAAGAAGTTCACAG GACGCGGCAACCTCGCGTGCGTGCACTACTCCGGCAATAAGGCCTTCTCCAACCGCAGACCTCTCTACAAGGAACTGAGCATCAGGGATGATGTGAACCTTCTATCTTTTTATGCGAAGAACAGACTCGCGGCTGCCGGTTTGGCCGTCGAGAATGCCACAG TTAAACTCCTTCCGTGGAGGCCGAGCCGCAAGTTCCAGGCGCCACAAGTTATGGAAGACCCGGCGCTTGAGCTGAAAGCTGCTAAAGCTGAACGTGCTGAAAGATTCCGTGCCACTACAGCGGAGCCGGTTCTAGCGCCTGCGGTGGACCTAGCTGAGATTAAAAGGAAGCGACAGGAAGAGGCTCGTGCCGCTGAAGAAAA ggCTCTTAAGGAAGAAGCTAAGCGCGAGGCTGAAAGAAAAGCTCAG cagGCAGAACGTGAGGCTGCTGAAAAAAAGAAAGCAGAAGAAGAAGCACGTAAAGTTGAAGAGGCCAAGCGTAAGGCAGAAGAAGAGGCGAGAGAAGCTGAAGAGGCATTAAGGAAAGCAGAAGAGGTAAAGAAAGCTGATGAAGCTCGTGTAGCTGAAGAGGCGCGTAAAGCCGAGGAGGCTCGTTTAGCCGAAGAAGCCAGACTGGCTGAAGAAGTACGCAAAGCAGAAGAAGCCAGGTTGGCTGAAGAAGCAAGATTAGCAGAGGAGGCAAGGTTAGCCGAAGAAGCAAGATTAGCAGAGGAGGCAAGGTTAGCCGAAGAAGCAAGATTAGCAGAGGAGGCAAGGTTAGCTGAAGAAGCGAGATTAGCAGAAGAAGCGAGATTAGCAGAAGAGGCCAAATTAGCAGAAGAGGCGAGACTAGCCGAAGAAGAGAAACAAGCTGAACAAAGAAGGCAGGAAGAGCTTACTAGACTGACCGAACTCGAGCGACAGGCCGAAGAAGAGAAAGAGGCTGAACTTGCGCGTCAG GCGGCTGAGTTAGCTGAAATCGCAAGACAAGAATCTGAATTAGCAGCGGCACGGATAGAAGAATTATCACGAAGTGGCTCCGCGGCTGATATTATAGAAGAATCAag TGACATCCCAGCAGAACAGAGTCAACCCATTGTTGAAGAACCATTAAGTCCTGAAATATCACCAGAAGATCTAGTAGCTGAAGACACAGAGGTCGCTGAAGTGAGTGAAGATGAAAAAGCTGAACCAGATGTGACAGACGAagaatag
- the LOC110992020 gene encoding uncharacterized protein CG45076 isoform X3, translated as MVYESDFYTTRRPYRSNYSVTAELIYRPTSRTVTRLATYPEAPHHIVRVRVRPSVILRELDRIAYRRRPALAVSAVDDFYRSESTKAFEDETRRIRADTASLLHRARSVVPRAKAIAPLDTIYSYSYGEPVPYRFSNDAYVAKLLLPLRNVSDNIHNISFYNEPAKKFTGRGNLACVHYSGNKAFSNRRPLYKELSIRDDVNLLSFYAKNRLAAAGLAVENATVKLLPWRPSRKFQAPQVMEDPALELKAAKAERAERFRATTAEPVLAPAVDLAEIKRKRQEEARAAEEKALKEEAKREAERKAQQAEREAAEKKKAEEEARKVEEAKRKAEEEAREAEEALRKAEEVKKADEARVAEEARKAEEARLAEEARLAEEVRKAEEARLAEEARLAEEARLAEEARLAEEARLAEEARLAEEARLAEEARLAEEARLAEEAKLAEEARLAEEEKQAEQRRQEELTRLTELERQAEEEKEAELARQAAELAEIARQESELAAARIEELSRSGSAADIIEESSDIPAEQSQPIVEEPLSPEISPEDLVAEDTEVAEVSEDEKAEPDVTDEE; from the exons GCAGAGCTAATTTACCGACCAACATCTCGCACCGTCACTCGGCTCGCCACGTACCCTGAAGCGCCTCACCATATTGTGCGCGTCCGGGTTCGTCCTTCTGTAATTCTTCGCGAGCTCGACCGAATTGCTTACCGCCGACGCCCCGCACTTGCTGTGTCTGCAGTTGACGACTTCTATCGGTCAGAATCTACTAAG GCATTTGAAGACGAGACTCGTCGGATTAGAGCAGATACAGCTTCCCTTTTACATAGGGCACGTTCTGTTGTGCCTAGGGCTAAAGCTATCGCTCCTTTGGACACTATCTACTC gtacTCTTACGGCGAACCGGTGCCATACAGATTCAGCAATGACGCATATGTCGCCAAATTGCTTTTACCACTTAGGAACGTCTCTGACAACATACACAACATCTCTTTCTACAACGAGCCTGCAAAGAAGTTCACAG GACGCGGCAACCTCGCGTGCGTGCACTACTCCGGCAATAAGGCCTTCTCCAACCGCAGACCTCTCTACAAGGAACTGAGCATCAGGGATGATGTGAACCTTCTATCTTTTTATGCGAAGAACAGACTCGCGGCTGCCGGTTTGGCCGTCGAGAATGCCACAG TTAAACTCCTTCCGTGGAGGCCGAGCCGCAAGTTCCAGGCGCCACAAGTTATGGAAGACCCGGCGCTTGAGCTGAAAGCTGCTAAAGCTGAACGTGCTGAAAGATTCCGTGCCACTACAGCGGAGCCGGTTCTAGCGCCTGCGGTGGACCTAGCTGAGATTAAAAGGAAGCGACAGGAAGAGGCTCGTGCCGCTGAAGAAAA ggCTCTTAAGGAAGAAGCTAAGCGCGAGGCTGAAAGAAAAGCTCAG cagGCAGAACGTGAGGCTGCTGAAAAAAAGAAAGCAGAAGAAGAAGCACGTAAAGTTGAAGAGGCCAAGCGTAAGGCAGAAGAAGAGGCGAGAGAAGCTGAAGAGGCATTAAGGAAAGCAGAAGAGGTAAAGAAAGCTGATGAAGCTCGTGTAGCTGAAGAGGCGCGTAAAGCCGAGGAGGCTCGTTTAGCCGAAGAAGCCAGACTGGCTGAAGAAGTACGCAAAGCAGAAGAAGCCAGGTTGGCTGAAGAAGCAAGATTAGCAGAGGAGGCAAGGTTAGCCGAAGAAGCAAGATTAGCAGAGGAGGCAAGGTTAGCCGAAGAAGCAAGATTAGCAGAGGAGGCAAGGTTAGCTGAAGAAGCGAGATTAGCAGAAGAAGCGAGATTAGCAGAAGAGGCCAAATTAGCAGAAGAGGCGAGACTAGCCGAAGAAGAGAAACAAGCTGAACAAAGAAGGCAGGAAGAGCTTACTAGACTGACCGAACTCGAGCGACAGGCCGAAGAAGAGAAAGAGGCTGAACTTGCGCGTCAG GCGGCTGAGTTAGCTGAAATCGCAAGACAAGAATCTGAATTAGCAGCGGCACGGATAGAAGAATTATCACGAAGTGGCTCCGCGGCTGATATTATAGAAGAATCAag TGACATCCCAGCAGAACAGAGTCAACCCATTGTTGAAGAACCATTAAGTCCTGAAATATCACCAGAAGATCTAGTAGCTGAAGACACAGAGGTCGCTGAAGTGAGTGAAGATGAAAAAGCTGAACCAGATGTGACAGACGAagaatag
- the LOC123689613 gene encoding uncharacterized protein LOC123689613 yields MGKDRKKGLKGNVFKVAGAKSLKKTKAKAVNLGLKNMKQKVADMDKQFLDIKSSTKISQVKKKPEIKGPDKKLEKNVTQEDVASTTAKVVKMDL; encoded by the exons atggGAAAAGATAGAAAGAAAGGCCTGAAGGGCAATGTATTTAAAGTGGCCGGtgctaaaagtttaaaaaaaactaaagctaAAGCTGTTAATCTCggattaaaaaat ATGAAACAAAAAGTAGCAGACATGGACAAACAATTTCTTGACATTAAAAGTAGTACAAAGATTAGTCAAGTTAAAAAGAAGCCTGAAATAAAAGGACCTGATAAGAAACTAGAAAAGAATGTTACACAGGAAGATGTTGCATCTACCACAGCAAAAGTGGTAAAaatggatttataa
- the LOC110991996 gene encoding probable maleylacetoacetate isomerase 2 isoform X2 has product MAKPVLYSYWRSSCSWRVRIALNLKEIPYDIKAVSLIKGGGEQHCNEYREVNPMEQVPSLVIDGHTLIESLSVMHYLEETRPQRSLMPQDCYKRAKVREICEVISSGIQPLQNLIVLIHVGEEKKKEWAQHWITRGFRAVEKILSSVAGKYCVGDEISLADCCLIPQVFNARRFHVDLRPFPIILRIDRELENHPAFRAAHPSAQPDCPPEAAK; this is encoded by the exons ATGGCTAAG CCAGTGCTGTATTCATACTGGCGTAGCTCATGCTCTTGGCGTGTTCGTATTGCATTAAATCTGAAAGAAATACCTTATGACATAAAAGCAGTTAGTTTGATAAAAGGTGGTGGAGAACAACACTGCAATGAATATCGAGAGGTGAATCCAATGGAACAAGTTCCTTCCCTTGTTATAG atGGGCATACATTAATAGAGTCTCTTAGTGTTATGCATTATTTGGAGGAAACCAGACCTCAAAGATCACTAATGCCGCAGGACTGTTATAAGAGAGCTAAAGTTAGAGAGATTTGTGAG gtaaTATCATCTGGAATTCAACCGCTACAGAATTTAATAGTTCTTATCCATGTTGgtgaagagaaaaaaaaggaATGGGCGCAGCACTGGATAACAAGGGGATTTCGAGCTGTTGAAAAAATTTTATCTTCTGTTGCTGGAAAATACTGTGTTGGAGATGAGATTAGCTTGGCAGATTGCTGTCTGATACCTCAGGTTTTTAACGCTAGAAG ATTTCATGTAGACCTTCGTCCATTCCCAATTATTTTACGTATCGATCGAGAATTGGAGAATCATCCGGCTTTTCGCGCCGCCCACCCTTCAGCTCAGCCGGACTGCCCTCCAGAAGctgctaaataa
- the LOC110991996 gene encoding probable maleylacetoacetate isomerase 2 isoform X1 produces MEGQNSEKPVLYSYWRSSCSWRVRIALNLKEIPYDIKAVSLIKGGGEQHCNEYREVNPMEQVPSLVIDGHTLIESLSVMHYLEETRPQRSLMPQDCYKRAKVREICEVISSGIQPLQNLIVLIHVGEEKKKEWAQHWITRGFRAVEKILSSVAGKYCVGDEISLADCCLIPQVFNARRFHVDLRPFPIILRIDRELENHPAFRAAHPSAQPDCPPEAAK; encoded by the exons ATGGAGGGACAAAATTCTGAAAAG CCAGTGCTGTATTCATACTGGCGTAGCTCATGCTCTTGGCGTGTTCGTATTGCATTAAATCTGAAAGAAATACCTTATGACATAAAAGCAGTTAGTTTGATAAAAGGTGGTGGAGAACAACACTGCAATGAATATCGAGAGGTGAATCCAATGGAACAAGTTCCTTCCCTTGTTATAG atGGGCATACATTAATAGAGTCTCTTAGTGTTATGCATTATTTGGAGGAAACCAGACCTCAAAGATCACTAATGCCGCAGGACTGTTATAAGAGAGCTAAAGTTAGAGAGATTTGTGAG gtaaTATCATCTGGAATTCAACCGCTACAGAATTTAATAGTTCTTATCCATGTTGgtgaagagaaaaaaaaggaATGGGCGCAGCACTGGATAACAAGGGGATTTCGAGCTGTTGAAAAAATTTTATCTTCTGTTGCTGGAAAATACTGTGTTGGAGATGAGATTAGCTTGGCAGATTGCTGTCTGATACCTCAGGTTTTTAACGCTAGAAG ATTTCATGTAGACCTTCGTCCATTCCCAATTATTTTACGTATCGATCGAGAATTGGAGAATCATCCGGCTTTTCGCGCCGCCCACCCTTCAGCTCAGCCGGACTGCCCTCCAGAAGctgctaaataa